The DNA sequence TCCGCCAGTGAAATgacgccgccagcctcgtcgtctCGCTAACCACCGGTCCAGCATATTGCGGGTGCCGGTCCAGGAAGAACATGAGGAATGCCCACCCGGAGACGTCGTCGTGGTGACGGAGGGCCCAGCTCTTGGCGGCTTCCAGCATCCCCGCgaggtcgtcgtcgtcgtccttgtccttgtctctGCCTCCCTCCCGCGAGGCGGCTGTTTCGGAGACGGCGTCTGTGAGGTAGCGAGCGTGCTGCCAGGCGTAGTAGTTGCGTGGGTGTCGCTCGGCGGCTACCGAGATGACTGTTGTCATGATGCTGGTGGCATCTATCTTTAGGCCATGCTCCCGTAATCGCTGCATCAGCCATTGGCGATGCCCCCACAAGGTAGGCGATTTGGTGTGTCGATGGAGACGGCTCGTAAGAAGGCTATCGACAAAGTATAGCTCATCCCGTATTCTTGTCTCAACGTCCGTGCCCGAGGTGATGCCGTCCTGGAGTATCCTCTTGCGCGTGTTGGCGGCAGTGAGATGCTCGGGGTCCATTAGCAGCATCACGGCTGTAGCTCTCAACATATCCTCCTTCTTAGATAGCAGCGCCCGGGCAAAAATGAATGCCTGCACCAGTCGCAGCTTGGGCACCGCTATAGCTGGCCCATCTTGCAGCAATATCGTGTCTGCATCCGCCATGTGGCTCCTCCCTAGCAATtcaatctccagcagctctgcATGCCGCTGCGACAGCGCATCCACGATTCTTGTGAAAATCGTCTCATGGTCGCCATGCCGGATTGCCTTCTTGACATCATCGTCCAGCGCCCTCGACATCTGAGCGCAACAAGGTCTGCCGTTGATTCTCGTGGGATTCTGCTCGCTTTCAAGGTTTAGTGCAGGGTAAGCGCATATGGTGGAGCGAATGGCGGCGGGCTGGGAGCTGGGCGGAAGACGACTGGACAGCCCACATGCAATCTGTCGGGGTTATGACATACGTCGTCGCTTTGCATGTGTCCAGCTGGCAAAGCTCCTGCGCGAGTCACCTGTCCGTCGTTAGCAACAGCATCACGATACACAAACGCTGAGAGGGAAGCgggattttctcttctccttccacGAGCTACTAGCATTCCTCCGCCAAGATGGCGCACCTCATGATCATCGTCTTTCTCGTCGAGGCCGCGGTCAAGCTCATCAACGCAGTCGGCGCAGCAAAGATCAACGACCTGGTACGTCTCGTTGAACTGCCCCTCCGGCTTTTGAGTTTCTTGTGCTAACAGCATTCTCTACAGCTATGGACGCTCATCAACTACCTCCCCGTGCCGACCtccaacgccgccgccgagcagCGAAAACTACAGGCCGAGTATCTCGCCGCCCGCCGAGAGATGAACACCACAAGCAGCCAGGACGAGTTTGCAAAGTGGGCAAAGCTGAGGCGCAAGCAcgacaagctgctcgagcagctcgaggcaTCCAGTACGTAGCTGTTCCGTCCTTGCACATCCCATCCCTCGGCAAGATCCGAGACAACACGCTCGTCTTTCCCGACCGCCCTGCTGCGGCATCTACGGGACAATTCCGATCACGACCACGATCAGAactgatttgatttgatatgATTGACTAACCGCCCTGCGTCTGCGCGTATAGAAAAAGGACTCGACTCGGCCCGCTCCAGCTTCGACAAGGCCCTGACAGCCCTGCGCTTCCTCCTCACCCGCGCGCCGCAATACATCATCCCCTTCTGGTACGCCACGCAGCCCATGTTCTGGCTGCCGCACGGCTGGTTCCCCTACTACGCC is a window from the Trichoderma atroviride chromosome 5, complete sequence genome containing:
- a CDS encoding uncharacterized protein (SECRETED:SignalP(1-20)); this translates as MAHLMIIVFLVEAAVKLINAVGAAKINDLLWTLINYLPVPTSNAAAEQRKLQAEYLAARREMNTTSSQDEFAKWAKLRRKHDKLLEQLEASKKGLDSARSSFDKALTALRFLLTRAPQYIIPFWYATQPMFWLPHGWFPYYAEWIISFPRAPLGSVSIASWQLACAGILSLLIDAFTTVFGLAQGTKQKEAPVPASGAEKSKEDAATSPTDEKKTS